One genomic window of Candidatus Nitrospira inopinata includes the following:
- a CDS encoding cytochrome ubiquinol oxidase subunit I encodes MNIRLRNLTAIVVFLGLVSAGLSDVYAQMPGAAVEFPYTGNRTAVWIVAQLHTLLGAFILGAPMFIVMAEWLGHRKQDSRYDRMAQEITKITVILFSMTALTGGLFIFVLLAAYPQFTTWFINQFYLVFAVIYPLLFIVGTIVLYAYFYSWDAWKGEKKGRHIALGVLLNLICLATMFVINGPTSFMNTPVRSEGVSPMEALAAATLWDKIANTSWMPLNLHRIDGNVAFGGFVAGLIAAYMYMGAQNREDRAYYDWMGFVGNLIAVGAMLLQPFTGLLLAYEMCDYDFSFCPYMMADQLSMFFEMQGAVVGVMFLGCNYYVWLSLRRIEGVEQVRMTALAPLMMVLSPVVMVVVFTEYWIPDPMSLAFLIPFVLSPFILGRFVPMTVSVQTVMKIGFLMVVVSDALWVIPNGFAATGAKMAEDVQLPEAWEVLGKMPTKLGAIFSLVFVTVINYIVYGRAIRQGTIAWGKIDGVSQFVLIFLAFTSIWAMGLMGAVRSLLRKFFHAYNLVPDFTAESFTPTLSYSAWLITGITVFFFIVVSVAVFLALRSVEAKEREPQGVPVPAGSK; translated from the coding sequence ATGAACATACGGCTTCGTAATCTCACTGCGATCGTCGTGTTTCTCGGGCTTGTTTCAGCGGGGCTTTCCGACGTCTATGCGCAAATGCCTGGGGCGGCGGTCGAGTTTCCGTACACGGGGAACCGAACCGCCGTGTGGATTGTCGCGCAGCTCCATACGCTTCTCGGCGCGTTCATTCTCGGGGCTCCGATGTTCATCGTCATGGCTGAATGGCTTGGACATCGCAAGCAGGATTCCCGGTATGATCGCATGGCTCAAGAGATCACAAAGATCACGGTCATTCTTTTCAGCATGACGGCTCTGACCGGCGGACTCTTTATTTTTGTACTTCTGGCCGCCTATCCCCAGTTCACGACCTGGTTCATCAATCAATTTTATCTTGTGTTCGCCGTGATCTATCCGCTGCTGTTCATCGTCGGGACGATCGTGCTCTACGCATACTTTTACAGTTGGGACGCCTGGAAAGGAGAGAAAAAAGGGCGTCATATCGCTTTGGGCGTGCTGCTTAATCTGATCTGTCTGGCGACGATGTTCGTGATCAACGGCCCGACGTCGTTTATGAATACCCCCGTCAGAAGCGAGGGGGTGTCGCCGATGGAAGCCCTGGCCGCGGCGACCTTGTGGGACAAAATCGCGAACACGAGCTGGATGCCGCTTAATCTCCATCGCATCGACGGAAACGTCGCGTTTGGGGGGTTTGTGGCGGGCTTGATCGCCGCCTATATGTACATGGGGGCGCAGAACAGGGAAGATCGTGCCTATTACGACTGGATGGGTTTTGTTGGAAACCTGATCGCCGTGGGCGCCATGCTTCTTCAGCCCTTTACCGGATTATTGTTGGCCTACGAGATGTGCGATTATGACTTTTCGTTTTGCCCCTACATGATGGCCGATCAGCTTTCGATGTTTTTCGAGATGCAGGGCGCCGTTGTGGGCGTGATGTTCCTGGGCTGTAATTATTACGTCTGGCTCAGCCTGCGGCGCATTGAGGGGGTGGAGCAGGTCAGGATGACGGCGTTGGCTCCGCTCATGATGGTCTTGTCTCCCGTGGTCATGGTCGTCGTCTTCACGGAATATTGGATTCCTGATCCGATGTCGCTCGCGTTCCTGATCCCCTTCGTGCTGAGCCCGTTCATCTTGGGTCGATTCGTGCCGATGACGGTATCCGTGCAAACGGTGATGAAGATCGGGTTTTTGATGGTCGTTGTGAGCGACGCGCTGTGGGTGATTCCCAACGGATTTGCGGCGACCGGAGCCAAGATGGCGGAAGACGTTCAATTGCCGGAGGCGTGGGAAGTGCTCGGTAAAATGCCGACCAAGCTCGGCGCTATCTTCTCGCTGGTATTCGTTACAGTAATCAATTACATCGTTTATGGCCGGGCCATTCGGCAGGGAACCATCGCGTGGGGCAAGATCGACGGCGTCTCTCAATTTGTCCTTATTTTTCTGGCGTTCACGTCGATTTGGGCGATGGGATTGATGGGGGCCGTCCGGTCGTTGTTGCGCAAGTTTTTCCACGCCTACAATTTGGTGCCGGATTTTACGGCTGAGTCGTTCACGCCGACATTGTCCTATTCCGCTTGGCTGATTACAGGGATCACGGTGTTCTTTTTTATCGTCGTGAGTGTGGCGGTTTTTCTGGCCCTTCGGTCCGTCGAGGCGAAAGAGCGCGAGCCGCAGGGGGTTCCCGTTCCCGCCGGAAGCAAGTAA
- a CDS encoding c-type cytochrome has translation MGKAMVKIVVGLAVAAGLWFGSMAMEFPPVFQGLFVGFAIVGTLMFLLLDAPRTNGPTGWPAAVSVVAFYLILCFGYGATASLWPQFDPEDEREKIAKILDGKENPLDPWNAAEVTKRIQELDEKAKMLAERIQALGGDQAPVVAQKAVASAATAVSASADSGDLMKIGEEQWQLQECYNCHKLRGEGGKKRGPELDNIGSYLTVEEIKQKIIDPKSFMAEGFEKEWEKGRMPDKFKDVMSDGEITALASWLYTFKNTAVATPKPIKKK, from the coding sequence ATGGGGAAGGCAATGGTCAAAATCGTTGTCGGCCTGGCGGTCGCCGCCGGTCTCTGGTTCGGGTCGATGGCGATGGAGTTCCCGCCGGTGTTTCAGGGGCTGTTCGTCGGATTCGCGATCGTCGGTACGTTGATGTTTCTGTTGTTGGACGCACCGCGGACAAACGGACCGACCGGATGGCCGGCAGCCGTGTCCGTCGTGGCGTTCTATTTGATTCTCTGTTTCGGGTATGGAGCCACGGCGTCGCTCTGGCCGCAGTTTGATCCCGAGGACGAGAGAGAAAAGATCGCCAAGATTCTCGACGGCAAAGAAAACCCGCTTGATCCCTGGAACGCGGCCGAGGTGACCAAGCGAATTCAAGAGCTCGATGAGAAGGCCAAAATGCTGGCCGAACGGATTCAGGCGTTGGGAGGCGATCAAGCTCCCGTTGTGGCTCAGAAGGCCGTCGCTTCCGCTGCGACTGCTGTGAGTGCGAGCGCAGATTCCGGTGACCTCATGAAAATAGGGGAAGAGCAGTGGCAGCTCCAGGAGTGTTACAACTGCCACAAGTTGAGAGGCGAGGGAGGGAAAAAGCGAGGTCCGGAGCTGGATAACATCGGGTCCTACCTGACGGTTGAAGAGATCAAGCAAAAGATCATCGATCCCAAGAGTTTCATGGCCGAGGGATTTGAAAAAGAGTGGGAGAAGGGGCGAATGCCGGACAAATTCAAGGACGTGATGAGTGACGGAGAAATAACCGCGCTTGCCTCGTGGCTCTATACGTTTAAGAACACGGCGGTCGCCACGCCGAAACCGATTAAGAAAAAGTGA
- a CDS encoding ubiquinol-cytochrome c reductase iron-sulfur subunit has translation MLQPKLKSKVRCTDRDIGEVTRVVLDPISHDISHLVVSLDDGVERQVAMEHVRAVLEGVVELGVSSSEIAALPPFNRADYVTTHEVEISHLEDNLDVVPGEVLVPLPDLEKDIKRRTFFMNFTHAVGLLIGLPMVYPVLRYLMKPMYAPFDNGWLKVGNVGKIKQDDIGVQFQYKKTVKEAYMPEAEIEKSVWILKATPSVLDQIYQGKDQDFRDPSGKLIWTNKKDVPYVAFSGKCPHLGCAYKWRQHKTLGEVFLCPCHLSIYDAAGKVLDGPAPRPLDALPIKVAANGDVEIIDMEFKAGVKSQIRIM, from the coding sequence ATGTTGCAGCCGAAACTGAAGTCCAAGGTTCGTTGCACGGACCGAGATATTGGTGAAGTGACGAGGGTCGTTCTGGACCCCATTTCCCACGACATCAGTCATCTTGTGGTGTCGCTGGACGACGGCGTCGAACGGCAGGTCGCCATGGAACACGTGCGAGCCGTCTTGGAAGGCGTCGTCGAATTGGGGGTATCTTCATCCGAGATCGCGGCTCTCCCGCCCTTCAATCGCGCGGATTACGTCACCACGCACGAGGTTGAGATCTCGCATCTGGAAGACAATCTCGACGTCGTTCCCGGCGAAGTGCTTGTTCCGCTGCCCGATCTTGAAAAGGACATCAAACGCAGAACCTTCTTCATGAACTTCACACACGCCGTCGGTCTTCTGATCGGTTTGCCGATGGTCTATCCGGTGCTGCGTTATCTGATGAAGCCGATGTATGCGCCGTTCGACAATGGATGGCTGAAGGTCGGAAACGTCGGCAAGATCAAGCAGGACGACATCGGGGTGCAGTTCCAATACAAGAAAACGGTCAAAGAAGCCTATATGCCGGAAGCCGAGATCGAAAAGTCGGTGTGGATTTTAAAAGCCACCCCTTCGGTGCTCGATCAGATTTATCAAGGCAAGGATCAAGATTTCCGCGACCCGTCCGGGAAACTCATCTGGACGAACAAAAAAGACGTTCCCTACGTCGCGTTTTCGGGCAAATGCCCTCATCTGGGTTGCGCGTATAAATGGCGGCAACACAAGACTCTGGGAGAGGTGTTTCTTTGCCCCTGTCACTTGAGCATTTATGATGCGGCGGGGAAAGTGCTTGACGGCCCGGCGCCCAGGCCGCTCGATGCCCTGCCGATCAAGGTGGCAGCCAACGGCGACGTGGAAATCATCGACATGGAGTTCAAGGCCGGAGTCAAGTCTCAAATTCGGATCATGTAA
- a CDS encoding cytochrome b, with amino-acid sequence MQHPSVSNVPSTAVEKIVAFLDQRVGLKEIQAKMLNEPIPGGSRWAYVFGSILLFLFIMQAITGVLLMFYYVPTADHAYASTQYIIHEVDYGWFLLGYHFWGSSAMAVCVVAHMSQVFLWGAYKPPRELLWIVGLALFGIVIGFGFTGYLLPWDQRAYWATTVGVEILDKTPILGDFMARFLKGGPTPGQLTLSRFFVIHVMILPAALMALAGLHLYLFRVAAPAGPFRGTPEEIKAKTDYFFPRQVWKDIVGMAVVFATICGLAFWEPVVLLEEATPDPGEYHPEPEWYFLFYFQLLRLKMFSGEFGQFMGAVALPVIFMGLLVALPFFDRDPERNIFKRPVALISWIAMMAIMAIFTVSAVINREFLD; translated from the coding sequence ATGCAGCACCCGTCCGTTTCCAACGTTCCCTCGACCGCCGTCGAGAAGATCGTCGCGTTTCTCGATCAACGCGTCGGCTTGAAGGAAATTCAAGCCAAGATGCTCAACGAGCCGATCCCCGGCGGCTCACGGTGGGCCTATGTGTTCGGCTCCATCCTGCTGTTTCTCTTCATCATGCAGGCGATCACCGGCGTGTTGCTGATGTTTTATTACGTCCCCACGGCGGACCATGCCTATGCCAGCACCCAATACATCATTCACGAGGTGGATTACGGGTGGTTTCTGCTGGGCTATCACTTTTGGGGATCCAGCGCCATGGCCGTCTGTGTCGTCGCGCACATGTCGCAGGTGTTTCTCTGGGGGGCCTATAAGCCGCCGCGCGAGCTTCTGTGGATCGTCGGGCTGGCGTTGTTCGGCATCGTCATCGGATTCGGATTTACCGGGTATTTGTTGCCGTGGGACCAACGGGCCTATTGGGCCACGACGGTGGGAGTCGAAATTCTCGACAAAACGCCGATCCTCGGCGATTTCATGGCGCGGTTCCTGAAGGGAGGACCGACGCCGGGCCAACTGACATTGAGCCGGTTTTTCGTCATTCACGTAATGATTCTGCCGGCCGCGCTCATGGCCTTGGCCGGGTTGCACCTGTACTTGTTTCGAGTGGCCGCCCCGGCCGGTCCGTTCCGGGGAACTCCGGAAGAGATCAAGGCGAAAACCGACTACTTTTTCCCCCGGCAAGTGTGGAAGGACATTGTGGGCATGGCCGTCGTCTTCGCCACGATTTGCGGGTTGGCGTTCTGGGAGCCGGTGGTGTTGTTGGAAGAAGCCACGCCAGATCCGGGCGAGTATCACCCCGAACCGGAATGGTATTTTCTTTTCTACTTCCAACTGCTCAGGCTCAAGATGTTTTCCGGCGAATTCGGGCAGTTCATGGGAGCCGTGGCGTTGCCGGTCATTTTTATGGGTCTGCTCGTGGCGCTCCCCTTTTTCGACCGAGATCCGGAACGGAATATTTTCAAGCGCCCCGTGGCGTTGATCAGTTGGATTGCGATGATGGCGATCATGGCGATTTTCACGGTCTCCGCCGTGATCAACCGAGAGTTTCTAGACTAG
- a CDS encoding cytochrome ubiquinol oxidase subunit I, producing MIQRAIRSGGAHAGWLTGLLLMAGWLALPAVGFAAEGTAAGPTEYRDIPYIGSRNLIWIVAQLHLLLAGFVLGVPIFAWLCEIIAWKGGEQRYDKLAKEFTKLLTSAYATTALFGGILLFLLIVFYPKLMNYLTDIFFPSFLVYCLLFLFETATLYLYWYGWDAMQHGGKKTLHIFLGFLLNFFAIFIMIVPNAWATFQSSPVVISEGTAIERAWAATWNPTWWPINIHRLIANVVLGGYICGAYAGVRYLSAKSAEDREHYDWMGYVGNFIGVFGLLALPFAGYWLMREIYQYNQQMGITLMGGFLSWLFIIQAMLIGVLFLGSNYYFWLGITYRIPGSESKYRKPILWMLVSLLLCLAVWMTPHSLVASIEEAQKMGGAHHPLLGVLGVMSAKMTVSNLMILITFMSFVMYWRAGKQDAAPWAKLAKAVMGAVLVLASLAVIVLGVWGYFVPAIVRINYFSTSQVLIVIFVILTITPLTALLLKSAKTTTEMVWGRMPPRAGYALVLNAIMVILLMALMGYARSSSRVHWHVYGVMRDTSPYAYSPALGSASLIMAFCTFFFCLLVAFIFWVATMGDKAKGAQGTVKKELPHGIPAIAGGAPDRGQP from the coding sequence ATGATTCAACGAGCGATCCGTAGCGGAGGCGCTCACGCGGGATGGCTCACGGGCCTGTTGCTCATGGCGGGCTGGCTGGCTCTGCCCGCCGTCGGTTTCGCGGCCGAGGGAACCGCGGCCGGTCCGACGGAGTATCGGGATATTCCGTACATCGGCAGCAGGAATCTGATTTGGATTGTCGCGCAGCTCCATCTGCTGCTGGCGGGGTTCGTCTTGGGGGTCCCGATTTTTGCCTGGCTCTGCGAGATTATCGCGTGGAAAGGGGGAGAGCAGCGGTACGACAAGCTGGCCAAGGAGTTTACCAAGCTGCTCACGTCCGCCTACGCCACCACCGCCCTGTTCGGCGGGATTTTGCTGTTCCTGCTCATCGTTTTCTATCCCAAGCTCATGAACTATCTGACGGACATTTTCTTTCCGTCCTTCCTTGTGTACTGTCTTCTGTTCTTGTTTGAGACCGCGACGCTGTACCTCTATTGGTATGGGTGGGACGCGATGCAGCATGGCGGCAAGAAGACCTTGCACATCTTCCTCGGCTTTCTCCTGAACTTTTTTGCCATCTTCATCATGATCGTCCCCAATGCCTGGGCGACGTTCCAATCAAGCCCGGTTGTGATCTCCGAAGGCACGGCCATCGAACGGGCATGGGCCGCCACCTGGAACCCGACCTGGTGGCCGATCAACATCCACCGGCTCATCGCCAACGTCGTGCTCGGCGGCTACATTTGCGGCGCGTACGCCGGCGTTCGCTATTTGTCGGCCAAAAGCGCAGAAGACCGCGAACATTACGATTGGATGGGGTACGTCGGCAACTTTATCGGCGTGTTCGGTCTCTTGGCCCTGCCGTTCGCCGGGTACTGGCTGATGCGCGAGATCTATCAATACAACCAGCAGATGGGCATTACGTTGATGGGGGGCTTTCTCTCCTGGCTCTTTATCATCCAGGCGATGTTGATCGGAGTCCTCTTTTTGGGTTCCAACTACTATTTCTGGCTGGGGATTACCTATCGGATTCCCGGGTCGGAGAGCAAATATCGAAAGCCCATTCTCTGGATGTTGGTCAGCTTGTTGTTGTGTCTCGCCGTGTGGATGACGCCCCACTCGCTGGTGGCCAGCATTGAAGAAGCTCAAAAAATGGGGGGTGCGCACCATCCGCTGCTCGGCGTTCTCGGCGTCATGTCAGCCAAAATGACGGTGTCGAACCTCATGATTCTCATCACGTTCATGAGTTTCGTCATGTACTGGCGGGCGGGAAAACAAGACGCGGCTCCATGGGCGAAACTGGCCAAGGCGGTCATGGGCGCCGTGTTGGTCTTGGCCAGCCTTGCCGTCATCGTGCTCGGCGTGTGGGGATATTTCGTGCCGGCGATCGTCCGGATCAACTATTTCTCCACCTCTCAGGTGCTGATCGTCATTTTCGTGATCCTGACGATCACGCCCTTGACGGCCCTGTTGCTGAAGAGCGCCAAAACGACGACGGAGATGGTCTGGGGTAGGATGCCCCCGCGGGCCGGATACGCCTTGGTGTTGAACGCCATCATGGTTATCTTGCTGATGGCGTTGATGGGCTATGCGCGGTCCTCGTCTCGCGTCCATTGGCACGTGTATGGGGTGATGCGCGATACGTCTCCCTATGCGTACTCGCCCGCTCTCGGCAGCGCTTCGCTGATCATGGCCTTCTGCACGTTTTTCTTCTGCCTGCTCGTGGCGTTTATCTTCTGGGTCGCCACGATGGGCGACAAGGCCAAGGGCGCTCAGGGAACGGTGAAAAAGGAGCTGCCCCATGGCATTCCGGCTATTGCCGGAGGGGCGCCGGATCGCGGGCAACCGTGA
- a CDS encoding c-type cytochrome has translation MSELAQLQLIALAIVLFGILILLFIKSNFFRVTGFVSIVLGLFSLMSLAVPQMASLPPADETIDIASIKTPTDIAALGQTIFFSKGQCALCHSIGPSESARCPDLKGIGAKLTKAFLYESLTDPQAFIYQDYRHGGVPKEYPATMPSIDKDPIGLSKNEILAVIAFLQQMSGEPISVSPSELEIPGQGPPASVAVAGSAPLAVAQAQ, from the coding sequence ATGAGTGAACTTGCGCAGCTTCAGTTGATCGCGCTCGCGATCGTCCTCTTTGGAATCCTGATTCTTCTCTTCATCAAATCGAACTTCTTTCGAGTGACAGGGTTCGTCTCCATCGTGCTGGGGCTGTTTTCGCTGATGTCTCTCGCGGTGCCGCAGATGGCGTCTCTTCCCCCGGCTGATGAAACCATCGACATCGCCAGCATCAAGACGCCGACCGACATCGCGGCGCTGGGGCAAACGATTTTTTTCAGCAAGGGGCAATGCGCGCTGTGCCATTCCATCGGGCCCAGCGAGTCGGCCCGTTGTCCGGACTTAAAGGGGATCGGCGCCAAGTTGACCAAGGCGTTTCTGTATGAAAGTCTGACGGACCCTCAAGCCTTCATCTATCAAGATTACCGGCATGGAGGGGTGCCGAAAGAATATCCGGCGACGATGCCGAGCATCGACAAAGATCCGATCGGCTTATCGAAGAATGAAATCTTGGCCGTGATCGCGTTTCTTCAACAAATGAGCGGAGAGCCGATCTCCGTCAGTCCGTCGGAACTTGAAATACCGGGTCAGGGACCGCCCGCTTCGGTCGCCGTCGCAGGGTCCGCTCCGTTGGCCGTCGCGCAGGCGCAATAG
- a CDS encoding c-type cytochrome — MGHSLVRPIIIMGVMYAVLKFVLPNIPGSAALPSSLILLYLLLTLSGIIIFETVSAESKDAFWGPMQKFLTGDNIGGLKPFRYGILIFFPLLVGWQTYNATAPSGQPPAESRVIHPAPPGEYTGLANPVPRTPENIMQGKGFYAAFCSPCHGANFDGKGPAARGYNPPPANFADPTTIAMLQESYLFWRIKKGGVGLPIEGMPWKSAMPRWELELPDEWIWKIIMGEYDGAHQSPRTWE, encoded by the coding sequence ATGGGGCATTCGTTGGTCAGGCCGATTATCATCATGGGAGTCATGTACGCGGTGCTCAAGTTTGTGCTGCCGAACATCCCGGGGTCCGCGGCGCTTCCATCCAGCCTCATTCTGCTGTATCTGCTGCTGACGTTGTCAGGGATCATCATTTTCGAAACCGTAAGCGCCGAGTCCAAGGACGCCTTCTGGGGGCCGATGCAGAAATTTTTGACAGGAGACAACATCGGCGGGTTGAAGCCGTTTCGATACGGGATTCTCATTTTCTTTCCTCTTCTGGTCGGATGGCAGACGTACAATGCGACGGCTCCGAGCGGTCAGCCTCCCGCCGAAAGCCGAGTGATTCATCCCGCCCCGCCGGGCGAATACACCGGGCTGGCGAATCCGGTTCCCAGGACCCCGGAAAACATCATGCAAGGCAAAGGGTTCTATGCGGCGTTTTGCTCGCCTTGCCATGGCGCGAATTTCGACGGGAAAGGGCCGGCGGCCCGGGGATACAATCCTCCGCCGGCCAATTTTGCCGACCCCACGACCATTGCGATGTTGCAGGAAAGCTATCTGTTCTGGCGCATCAAAAAGGGCGGGGTCGGGCTCCCGATCGAAGGAATGCCGTGGAAGTCGGCGATGCCGCGTTGGGAGCTTGAGTTGCCGGATGAATGGATCTGGAAAATCATCATGGGCGAATACGACGGTGCGCATCAGTCTCCGCGCACGTGGGAATAG
- a CDS encoding ethylbenzene dehydrogenase-related protein — protein sequence MNPVKLTAQWSAYVKGVLIAALIVGGGTDGLAQESVAVRASLVSGALPVDDPNAAAWNSAAPAVFPMSPQVHWPDRIQEVTVQDLTVRALHDGTQVAFLLEYDDPTEDPDDAAAIEFMVGDKKAHFAHGQPMLLVDGGPVNIWFWKHKDNKGVDMWAKGFGTLRPHSHQDVTAKGEYANGKWRVVFSRSLVTEHPDEDMQVTPGEFINIAFAVWDGRKDATGQLIEKGSQKAVSSWWYFRAEPPPDYSGYLYAGVAAVLALGFQFVLIRKLKEGQSA from the coding sequence ATGAATCCCGTGAAGTTGACGGCTCAATGGAGCGCATATGTGAAGGGGGTCCTGATCGCGGCCCTGATCGTGGGGGGAGGGACGGACGGCTTGGCGCAGGAAAGCGTGGCGGTTCGCGCGTCCCTTGTCTCGGGCGCCTTGCCTGTCGATGATCCGAACGCAGCGGCTTGGAACAGCGCCGCGCCGGCCGTCTTTCCGATGTCGCCGCAAGTCCATTGGCCGGACCGCATTCAGGAAGTGACCGTGCAGGACCTGACCGTGCGCGCCTTGCACGACGGGACGCAAGTGGCGTTTCTCTTGGAATATGACGATCCCACGGAGGATCCTGACGACGCGGCGGCGATTGAATTCATGGTCGGAGATAAGAAAGCGCATTTTGCGCACGGTCAGCCGATGCTCTTGGTGGACGGCGGGCCCGTCAACATCTGGTTCTGGAAGCACAAAGACAATAAAGGCGTAGATATGTGGGCCAAGGGGTTCGGCACCCTCCGGCCGCACTCGCATCAAGACGTGACAGCCAAGGGCGAATACGCGAACGGGAAATGGAGAGTCGTGTTTTCCCGGTCGCTGGTGACCGAGCATCCGGATGAGGATATGCAGGTCACGCCCGGCGAGTTCATCAATATCGCCTTTGCGGTCTGGGATGGAAGAAAAGACGCCACGGGGCAGCTCATTGAAAAGGGATCGCAAAAAGCCGTGTCGTCATGGTGGTATTTTCGGGCGGAACCGCCTCCTGATTATTCCGGATACCTGTACGCGGGCGTGGCCGCCGTGTTGGCGTTGGGGTTTCAGTTCGTTCTGATCCGTAAACTCAAGGAAGGGCAGTCAGCATGA
- a CDS encoding c-type cytochrome, with product MRRARLQAAKTVVGLCGVVALLTGGCASEQEKKGRELYTHYCSDCHGESGRQNEGFNWSAMPDPKPKDLSNKSEMSTFKDEELFATISRDMLDTSEEGGDEIGDDDFAVPTMPTFKYTLSEEEIWAIVGHVRTLHGMKLEFDVAARKRSLEEGLKAAQAKFEQAKLAYEEAERKANEEAERKSQELNQDVDVDESAYADELAAMTEAKKELEAAQAALNNFTTRPGKGQSVPRPDLTTPPAETAQLVERGKRLYENKYGCNGCHSLAGEGGKIGPPLDRAGFRLNPTWIYRWLKNPQAMDSATRMPALGLSDADAKAVTFYLETLQAPKAAPQEERPVETP from the coding sequence ATGAGAAGGGCGAGGCTGCAAGCCGCAAAAACAGTGGTCGGCCTGTGCGGAGTGGTGGCGCTGCTTACGGGTGGGTGCGCGAGCGAGCAGGAAAAAAAGGGGCGCGAATTGTACACCCATTACTGCAGCGATTGTCACGGCGAAAGCGGCAGGCAGAACGAAGGATTCAATTGGTCGGCCATGCCGGATCCCAAGCCCAAGGATCTTTCCAATAAAAGCGAGATGAGCACCTTCAAAGACGAGGAGCTGTTTGCCACGATTTCACGCGATATGTTGGATACGAGCGAAGAGGGAGGCGATGAGATCGGGGACGACGATTTCGCCGTTCCGACGATGCCGACCTTCAAGTATACGTTGTCCGAAGAAGAAATCTGGGCGATCGTCGGCCATGTGCGCACGTTGCACGGGATGAAGCTGGAGTTCGACGTGGCGGCCCGCAAGCGATCTCTCGAAGAGGGCTTGAAAGCCGCACAGGCGAAATTCGAGCAAGCAAAACTGGCCTACGAGGAAGCAGAACGAAAAGCCAACGAAGAGGCGGAACGAAAGAGCCAGGAACTCAATCAAGACGTCGACGTCGACGAGTCCGCTTACGCCGACGAGCTGGCTGCGATGACAGAGGCCAAGAAAGAGCTGGAGGCGGCTCAGGCAGCCCTGAACAACTTCACGACGAGGCCTGGAAAGGGGCAGAGCGTTCCCAGGCCGGACCTCACGACGCCGCCGGCGGAAACTGCGCAATTGGTCGAGCGCGGAAAGCGGCTGTATGAAAACAAGTATGGATGTAACGGCTGTCATAGCCTTGCCGGTGAGGGGGGGAAAATCGGTCCTCCCTTGGACCGTGCAGGATTCAGGCTGAATCCCACTTGGATCTATCGTTGGCTCAAGAATCCCCAGGCCATGGATTCGGCGACGCGAATGCCCGCATTGGGCCTGAGCGACGCGGATGCCAAAGCCGTGACGTTCTATTTGGAAACCTTGCAGGCGCCGAAGGCTGCGCCTCAAGAGGAAAGACCGGTCGAAACCCCGTGA
- the ubiA gene encoding 4-hydroxybenzoate octaprenyltransferase, with protein sequence MPSTPSPTVEASGLPWSALIRLIRLPNQTGTYLLMLPTLWSLVLATEGVPPPPLVAIFIAGSFLMRSAGVILNDLADQSFDRQVVRTKTRPLASGELSRRHALALLSVLLLMAGSLLWLLDPVVTWLAPGAFALASLYPFAKRWIQIPQAVLGLAFGWGTIMAWAAVRGQLDAPVWCLFGATAAWAVAYDTIYAIQDRDDDRRIGVKSSAIFFGRLLPLGVGVAYCLMILLLGLAGWLVQIRWPYYVALLGVGLFLFLQTVQLRKPIEPAVAFGMFRAHTWVGAAVLAGLLAGFIG encoded by the coding sequence ATGCCGTCAACGCCCTCTCCGACTGTCGAAGCCTCCGGCCTTCCATGGTCCGCCTTGATCCGTCTGATCCGCTTACCGAATCAGACGGGAACCTATCTCTTAATGCTGCCGACGCTGTGGTCGCTGGTGCTCGCGACGGAAGGAGTGCCGCCGCCCCCTCTCGTGGCGATATTCATCGCGGGATCGTTTCTCATGCGAAGCGCCGGGGTCATTCTCAACGACCTGGCCGATCAGTCGTTCGATCGGCAGGTTGTCAGAACCAAGACCCGTCCTCTCGCCTCCGGAGAACTGTCCCGACGTCACGCGCTCGCTCTGCTGAGCGTGCTCTTGCTCATGGCGGGAAGCCTCCTCTGGCTGCTCGATCCTGTCGTCACGTGGTTGGCGCCCGGAGCGTTCGCCTTGGCGTCTCTGTATCCCTTTGCAAAACGGTGGATTCAGATTCCCCAAGCCGTGTTGGGCCTTGCCTTCGGCTGGGGAACCATCATGGCATGGGCGGCAGTCCGTGGACAACTTGACGCGCCGGTCTGGTGTCTGTTTGGAGCGACGGCCGCATGGGCCGTCGCGTACGATACGATTTATGCGATTCAGGATCGGGACGATGACCGGCGAATCGGCGTGAAATCGTCGGCCATCTTTTTCGGGCGATTGCTCCCCCTGGGAGTCGGCGTCGCCTATTGCCTGATGATATTGCTGCTGGGCTTAGCCGGATGGCTGGTCCAGATTCGCTGGCCCTACTATGTCGCGTTACTGGGCGTAGGGCTCTTCCTCTTCTTGCAAACCGTGCAGTTGAGAAAACCGATCGAGCCCGCCGTGGCGTTCGGCATGTTTCGCGCCCATACATGGGTGGGAGCAGCCGTGTTGGCCGGCCTGTTGGCTGGATTCATCGGCTGA